ATCGGATAGATGTGCGCATGACACGGCTGATTTCAGACGAGAGGCCAAATCTGATTTACAATTTGTCGCCATTTCTTCAATTCTCGTGTGCTGTAAATAAAGAAATTGATGGGAATAGCGGATGCATGTGATGACAAGAGAGAACGATCGAACTTCTCCTGTACCTATCAAATGGATGCTGTGAAGTGCTTGCATTTCGAGAAATAATATACAGTCGAAATCAGATTGCATAAAACTAGCATATTGCCTTTCGTGGCTTCTTTAAAGCTTGGTACATAGTTTGAATGTAGATGAAGCTTTTAGTTTTCACAAGAAAGtgtaaccaaaaaaaataataataataataatcatcatcatcatgatGCTTCAAAACGCGTCTAAACTCTGAAATCATAGCTCCCCAAGTCATGTCATTTGTACATCACCACAGACAAAAAGCTTGTTAAGTTAATTCGATGAATAATTCCATTGTTAGACAGACACTCAACTAATCCTTGCAGCTGTCACACTCCACACTTGAACTGGACAAATCAGAATTGTCTTGTGTTTTGGATGGGAACGTTGCACCTCCCGAGTACGAGGTAGCCACATCGAGTGTCGTCCAATTCTGAGGATATGGCGGTGAAAGAGGTGAAATTAGAACTATGACTGACGTCCAATAGCAGGAACACAGTTATATTGGGGGTGCAAAGTGTCACGCAGGCAATGGTTACTGCACCTTTCCATATGATAATCATCATTTTAGTAAAAGACCaacattcttttttaactttgttTTTCCAAATTAGATAGGGTGCAGTAGTGCATTGCAGACCGTAAAGCTCCCAAATTTTCTGAAAAACCTGCTTCGCTTGAGAATCCAACACACCAACGCAATGAGTGCGTTTGGAtagaattatttgttaaaaaattatttatttacatcATAAAACACATCTTTCAAtatatctttttttattttcttaaatattttttttatctcacgtgtatcgtatctttttttttctttagaaaaaagaaatactGCCCCAAATAATCTTCTGTTCAAAAACACCCCCAATTTTGTGTCCAAATTGGAGATCCCACAAAAGCAAGATGTGGAAATGTAGCGGTCGGCCACTGTTGAGGGCCAAGGCTACCATGCTTTTCTTGGACTATCACTCCGTGTCTTGTTCCCTCGGTGTTGAAGTTTTCTCAGACCAGGCCTAATAGTTCCATAGACTGATTTTATGACCGAGTGTAAAGTTGTAGCTTGTGGCAATGGGCAACGGGCCTTGACCAAAAGAATGCCACCACAAATCCACTTGGGTACAGCACTTCAAATTTCTTCCTACCGAGTCCTAGTGCGCTCCGCAACGGATTTTCTGTCCTATAcactgtgccactctctgttccactttttattatattgctattttttcttcacaaatatcatgttttaattcttgtttatttccttaagattcaataactattaattgagtaatacacaaaatttaacagaCTCAAAAAATCataatgcataaaaaatgagatttttttatgaattttctgctgtattttttaattttctattatatattagtttttttttgaaactgttgtatttattttttactcaattaatagttattggatcataagaaaataaaaaagaattgaaacatgatgtttgtgaaggagaaataacaatataataaaaagtggcacAGGGAGTGGCACAGGgtatgggacagaagatccgttgtaGTCCTAGTGGCACTGAAAACATATCCGTATGGTTTTTAGACATATCAGTgtaaaatcttttttttaaCACTAGTAGGCAAATTTAGATCATGCCACGtaaaatgaattcaaatttaatatTCAAGTTATGCAATGTGTCATACATTCATAACTGctagcataaaaaaaaaaactacattaTCAGTGCATAAAAAGTTAATTCAAAACATTTATTAGAACTGAAGTAGTGAACTAGTACAGGGGTTTAGTTGGAAATGATATTCATTTTTCGCAATTAAAATGGTCAAGTCTAAGAAGGAGGAGGCCCGAGAGTGTATTATTGAGTCTCATTTTTCAAACCCACCAGGAATGATCCATTTTATCCAAGAGGTAGACAAAGACGCGGCTTGCCTTTATTCATGAACTCCCTTCATGTCTTGGGGCCGTGAGACACATAGAAGTGAAGTCTGGACTGCCAAGCCCACCATAGAAGTGAAGTCTGGATTGCAGTTCAATCCAATAGCACAATTCATTTAGTTGTTCATATTGATTGTGCACCTTTGCGATCatgatttttttgataaattagtAATTTCCTCGTTACTCCTACTCCTCCTGTACTAACATATTTAAGGGAGGGCCGAATTGAACTTGTAGAAACTAGAGCAATGTTTTGATTAAAAAACAAGACTTATTTCTTTGCACATTAAGAATTCAAGGCTCGAATTCTAGATCCTCTCAATCTCTAATAGTTAGACATAAGATTCGAATTCTAAATCTGATGGCCACCGGAGTGAACCCCAATCCCAACGATTAACTCTGATATCTACTTAGTCTTTATTTaccgaaacaaaaaaaaaaaaacaatgcgAAAAATCTCGAAGCAATTTCCATACAAAAAATCTGGTGCAGGCACATGGCATCCTGCCACACATGTTGCGTACAGCATCACGATAACATATATAGTGAGAGTCCCCCAGGTCAGGTGAAATTCCAAACCTGCCCATCCTCTTCCACAGCCAAACAAACGAATCCATTTCCTAGTCCAAAAAACCACCACCACAACAGCATCAGATTGCATAGCATTTAGTGCATTGCAGTACATCGTCGACTCCCAACtccctgtttttccttttcctctgcTTAACAGcagtgttttgaaaaccggaccggttcgaccggttgaaccgcgaaccggccatggctcCGGTCCGGTTCAATGCCAGGTTTGACTTTGTCAAGAAACCGGTCGGACCGCGAAACCGCTGAACCGGATTTGAACCGGTTATTTCCggtttttgagttttccttttttttttttttgcaaaatgtagttATCAAAattcgaactcaagacctttgtaatagaagactAATGTAGTAACCGTTGCActatcacatcttattagttttttttgataacttatttatataaaacaaacactcatatttcttttgttccattttttttacaaaatatcatcctttcatgactctttctttttaatcttcaatacacacacacacacacacacacacactctctctctctctctctctctctctctctctatcatcttttcttttgccactcatttttaatcaaacctctttatttttaatttattgatgatttcttccatattttaattttgtttttgtccattaaatttaaaaaagttaaaaaagaattatttttctttaacccaatttatttaataccacaaccactcacttttatctcattttttgtttcttatcaaatttgcatttctattttcaattctcttgattttcttcgaactccaaactttcttttttaaattgtaaatttaaattccaaaatgtaaattaaaatttaagttcacaatgtctaaattctcatagacgtgaattttgtataatttcaaatattgtgatatttttggattatatttaagatttttttggtagatataattgaaattgagatgaaatttatttgttttaacttataatttaaaaaatttatttttaaaaatccaagttattcaaaaatagtaaacttttcatcatataaagtattaaattatccattacatgtcttattttgtgcacatatatatttatataaattattttttaaaaaattcattgaaccgaggttgaaccggtccgaccgattgaatctcgaccctttcacttcaccggttcgattaacggtccggtttttaaaacattgcttAACAGTTTCCACTGGCCAATGAATACCCACAGATTTACGTGACCCGTGTCTTCGCTTTTCGGAGCAAAAGCCAAAAACCCACATTGAAGTCTGGTCCTGAGGGTACAACTGTCCTTTCATAACCCCCGTCAGCCCCACGCACCGAGTGACGTATATCAAAAATCAACCAAGAGGTGCATCGcatcatcaaatttttttttttttttttttttggcaaaaatttagCTCACCGAATTCAGCAATGCTCTCGTCATTTTCAAGCAGTTGTGATTCTCATGAGCTGTCTTGGCTTCTCCATTTAGTTCATCGGCCTCTTCTAAAAAGTCTCATATTACTGCGTCCCAGAATGATGGTGGCCTCCTCTTGCATGAGATGGTCAGAGACGTATTAATCGGAATTATTGGATGGTCGGTCTTGTTTTCGCATATTCAAGGACTTGCCAACAGAAAAGGTAAAGGAATTTGAAACTTCTAGACTTTGAAGAACAGATGATGATAATGGCCAATTCACCCTGCCCACTGGGCCACTCCAACTCGCAAGATTGGCTGGAGTACTATATATATGTTGCTTCCTATTTGACCATGAGAATTAAGAATAATATCGTTGCAGTTGAATTTAATTGAACCCACATTTCCATGTTGGGTTTTTGAAGCGAAATTGCTGTTAATCATACATCCTATGAGAATAGCCAGTCTTTTTCATGCAACTGAATAATTGAAATACTCCACTACGTACTGTTGATCTTGATTGGAATCTTGTCTTGCAAATTGAAATCAATGATGGAGATGAACGGGGAAAGAGGGAGGTAGTGTCTAGAATGAGCTTAATCTGGGCTACCCAATCCATGCACCCCAAAGGTGGCACTGTCAAGCTAGTTGCTGTCGTGCTTCGATTCGCTGTTGCTCTAAAGAAAATGATGCTTAATGACGACTGGGAAGAGCACTTACGTGCAGCTTAATTCTTAATTAACAACTGAGCTCTCAGCATTACAAGTTCCCCACCAATCAATCAAGTCTACAGTGAAGTCTCACATTACTTGGAAATGGTTTTAGCATGGAATCTTTTGCTTGCTAAGACCTCGTGTCGAAAGATTTTGCTCAAGGAACAAGCAAGCCCTCTAAGCCAAAGGCAAATTATAATCTTAATGCGATTGCCCTAAAGGATTACTAGTATGTTTCATTTGAATGAAAATCGCCGAGTCTTATGACAATATTTAATCAGTTAGAATCCACATTTGAAGGTGAAGAAGGGTCAGAGCTGAGAAATTCGCCTGGCATGACTGCCCAAGTTTAAATTGTTCCATTTTCTAATCCCCCAAGCAGTGTAGTCAGAAGATGATGTCCTTGAATAAAAAAGGATACTACCAAAAGTAAGTTTGAATATAAAACAATACACTTGCCGTCCATGCCAGGAAATCTTGTCTCTAAATGCAAACAAGTATTGCATGAAACAGGAAACATGGCGGCCTGATAGCTTGGTGGAAAACCATATGTGTATTATACGATGATATGTCCACTTAAACCATAAATTATGTCTTTCTGTCAACAGTCGTATGAGTTTAGAGagatttattttgtttgaagCAGATATTACAGAATTTTACTTCCTAACTTTTCACGTATTTGATGGAATATTTCATCAACTGCATGTTCCTCGATAATTCTTTCACTTCTTTAAAGCAAGCACGTAATGGAGACAGAGAGCGAGAGGGGCTCATGGCTGGGATTCTGGACTTGTGGTCTGTGCCTTCAGTTTATTATTAGTTGAGGAATACAACAGTTATCTTTCTAAGGAGGCAGCAAATCTCAAATTATACTAAACTGGCAAGCCTCAACTTAAAACCGACTGAGATTGATACGTCAAAATGGTACTAGAAACAGGCATGGCACGAAATAAATGCAACAACTGCGACGCATCATCATGTGGGTTGGTATATTAGTAGCTGTTATCAGTAGTATCGtcttcaccattttttctttatttcttccgCCAGCGCATGGCCTCAAATTATTTGAACTAACTCTCTATTTTCCACCCCTGAACTTATATCACTTATTCACTTTGCAATCCAAactttaattttaaatattttgcaCCCTAAACTTTCGAATTTTGGATATTCGGTATTCTAAACTCTCAAATTTGACCCATTTAAATCTAATCAATGACAACTTTAACAAAATTAATGGCATAGAGAACTCAATAAATTGATGATAACATGTCGAAAGTGGTCAAAAGGTGCCACAACAtcgtcaaaaaataaaataatacattGCCAGTAATTTGCACAATCTTTTATCTCGTTAATTTTACTGATAATGATTGAAGCCATATAAATCAATAATGATGCGCTAAaggtgataaaaaaaaagttaagggATCACAGTTCAAATAAAACGGTACATTATCATTAAATTTTATCATCCTTTGTCTCGTTAATTTTACAAACATAATTATTAATTTGTTTTAAATAAGACAAACTTGAGAGTTTTTGGTGCAACGTATCCAAACGTAAGAATTTAGAAtgcaaaatatccaaaataaaaatttatggtgtaaagtgagaaagtggtgtgAGTTTAGGAATGCGAAGTGGAATTAGTCTTTAATTGAAATGACTTTTCTTACCATTAGGAAATGCAGCGAACCGGTGCAGCATAGTCAAGGCTCTGTTGTTGTACTTGAGACTAATAAAACTTATCTATGTGCATATTGATCTGTTattatatactccctccgtcctactttgatagtcttgttttcctttttcgtctgtccgaaattatagtccactttcccattaagaaatgtagtaatctttcagattgtttaaaatacccttattaaatatcttgttattaatatattgttattaaatactaacccactacattgaatacattgagcttttccaatactaacccattagctgtaaatgatattaattggcactcttcgtgattagcataagggtattttagaaaattattaatctaaatttatgtttccaaccaaattaattacactttcttaatctgtgtgaaaaaaaaaccaagactaacaaaacgggacggagggagtacataAATTCAATACTGAATACTTACACCAATTAactattctctctctctctctctctctacacatacatacacacacacacacacacacacatatatatatatatatatatatatatagggttgGTAGCCAATTTCTTTCTCGTGTAAAGTGTCCAAACCTGGCCAGATTGAATGGTAAAATCTAGGGTATGTTGTAGAATGTCGTAGAATACTAAGTGGCAACAAGTGATGCTATATTCGTCACAGCGTTTAAAGCAACTACACGAgtgaataataaaaataaataaaaaaaagaatttcaaagtaataaaagagGAAGGTGTTAGAGGCCTCCTGACTTAGAAATACTCGTGAGTTTCAACCCCCTTTCTCTCCCTCCGCTTCTTAAATTTTGTTTCTCAACTGTTTAACAAAAAAAGGTAAAGGTGTTGATTTCTGTTTTTAGGTCACCAAAACATTTATTGATTGGCCTTTTGCAATCCTGACATTTATGGTCTGATACATTTTTCACAAAGCTCTTTAAAGGATAAAGTCGTGTGAGTGTATTGAGGCGTCCACTAGGATGCAACAACATGTCTTGTATTTACTATTTAGAGCATTAATTTTAATCCTACAGCAACCAAGTGCTACACACAGTGCTATACGTCCTTGCCCAATCCGGGCTGTCCGTATAATTGCTGCCCTGCAGCTCTCCATGTTTGATAAGGACTTGGTCAAATTCACTGAAAACTTTCATGCCACTTCTCTGCTTTTTCTGGCTTCAACTAAACTCCAAGAGCCAACTTTGTTAAATTTTTAGGTGCCAAAAAAAAGACTAAAGTGAGCAAACAGGTCTGGATCCTTCTCGTGATCTCGCTTAGGTATTCAGTTACTTTTGCAGCTTCAACCTGTTGCCCCGTCGCATTCTGCTTCCCTGCAGCTTCATCGCAACAGCCTGTCAAACAGTTTGCAGCCCAGAAATTAAAGACGGGTATCTGTCCAAGTCTATAAGATTTGAGGCCTcatgtcaaaatttttttttttttttaaggaatctCTTGAAATGCCTTCTGAGACAAATCAAAGATTATTAATCACCCAATCTAAAGCTATTCTtgataaagagaaaaaaaaaaaaaagaggagctATATTTAGGGTATTGTAAGGAGCTCTAGCATTGGTCCGCAAATGCTATCAAACTTACTATTATTGTTCTTTTCTATTGTAGGTGGAAAATCTTGAATTTGGAATCTCTGACTTATATTTCTCCCCTCCATACCATCTAACTCATCCCTCCTCTGACTATCGAATTTGTTCAACATTAATAGAGCGTTCGAACTAGTAATTACTAAGTTCATAATTGAGACAAAGCTTAATATATTTGACATTCATGGTTGAAGAACATATTTCAAAGACAGTCGCACGAATAATatgctaaaaaaaattttttttgttgcgTGATCAACAGACTTTTAATAACATTATAATattgttaattaattttttatcctacatatatcatatcacaaaTAGAGTTAAAATATTATGCTAAAAAGTATTTCGAAATAATCCTCTGTCCAAACGCTTGAATTATGCTTTAGGACAGTCGCAAATAGTTGTGCTGTTTATACTCGTAAAACTGAGAGCAAGGGCTCCCTCCCTCAATTATGTAACGAGGGAAATTCATCCAAACAGCCCCTCCCAAGTCTTGCGCTTGCCCTCCTTTCTCTCCAGTCTCCCCTGCCCCTCGTTTGGGCCCTACGTCGGCACAGACAAATTGACAACTGCTTAACATAAAATATCACTTCCATGTCATGAAATCTTTTTTGTGGCCAAAATCATCTCCACGTGTCAATTGGGGTCTACCCAACAACAACTAGATTTCCTTGCCTTCTGCCTATAGATTCAGATAGATAGAGATGCCAAATGTGTTATTTCAACACACACCACTAACGCCCGCCCAGTCATCGTTATTGGAGACACTCCCAGCAAAATTCCATTGGCCTTTCAGACAATAAAAATTAAGCAACCAGCCCAGACCCAGATGGGGAGAGTAGCAGAAGACGGTGGTGGCACTGGTGTCGTAGCCAATAACAGGGGCGTCCCGGCTGCTTGGGGATTGGTGGCTAAGCCTTGTGACTGTTGCAGTTCCGCCGCGGCTTTGCTCTTCTGCCGGACGGATTCACTTTTTATGTGCATGACTTGTGACTCTAAGATGCATGCCACCAACAAAATTGGGTCGAGGCACGAGCGGGTGTGGATGTGTGAGGTGTGTGAGCAAGCGCCCGCCAGCGTCACGTGCAAGGCAGACGCGGCCGCGCTGTGCGTCACTTGTGACCGTGATATTCACTCCGCCAACCCTCTAGCCCGCCGCCACGAGCGGTCCCCGGTGGTCCCTTTTTATGACACCGCCGAGTCCGTGGTGAAGTCCACGGCCGCTACTTTATTGGTTCCGCTCCCACCACCAGCCGTTGACAATTCCTCCAACACCGGCGCCAATAACACGGTCAACGATACATGTCACGGCCACGATGCGAAAATGACCACGTGCTTTGCACATGAAAGTTATATGTCTGATCCGTGGATTTCATCAAATCCAATGAATTCCAAACTTCCAACTGATGCTCCCGAATTCAAATCAGTGGAGTTTCTTTTCTCTGACTCGGACAACTACCTGGATTTTGATTACCGAATTTCATCGGGAGCTCGAATTCAACAGCATTATACTAGTTCCGGAACTGATGGGGTTGTCCCAGTCCAGACAACCAAACCTCCAATTCTCCCTGCTCAACTGCCGGGCCATCATGAGCCGTCCGAAAAACACTTCGAAATTGACTTCACTAAATCGCACATCAGTTCATATACTCCCAGCTACACTTCCCACTCCTTGAGCCAGAGTGTGAGTTTGGCCTGAACCTCTACCAGTTTATATTGGATCAAAGTACTGATTTGTTTTGTTTCACTTGGCACTGAATAATCTTGAATTTGTTTTTATTCAGGTTTCATCCTCGTCTTTGGATGTCGGAGTGGTGCCGGACGGAAGTTCTGTGTCCGAAATCTCGTACCCATTTGGGCGAAATTTGAGCGGCAGTACTGCTGATTTGAGCGGTTCATCATCCGGGGGAAATAATCAAGGATCCCAGTTGCCCGGAATGGACAGAGAAGCAAGAGTTTTGAGGTACAGGGAGAAGAGGAAGAACAGGAAATTTGAGAAGACAATACGTTACGCTTCAAGAAAGGCCTATGCTGAGACGAGGCCAAGGATTAAAGGGCGGTTTGCAAAGAGGGCTGAAGCAATCGAGTCTGAGATTGATCAGATGTTTACTTGTCCTGGCTCCGCTGCCTTCTTTCCTGAGTCAAGATACGGTGTCGTGCCATCCTTCTGATGGAAGAGATTGAATGTGTTGTAAAAATGTATTAGTATTTGGCAAGGAATGTTAATGATCAAAGTTTCTTTTCCTGTCAATAATTGATCATCACTAGTAATTTCTCTGTTTCACCGACCTGTGGattttcaacaaaacagtagccttttttttacttttcttttgtaaATTGATTTCCAATTTTGGAAGACTAACTAGATTCTAAAACTCAGGGACTTTAGGCCTTATGGTTTATTTAGCTCCTTAAACATCTAGCATTTGTTTCGGGCATCGCAGATTTGTTTCTATTAATGCCTTAGGTAACATAAAACCACCAACATAGGGAAATTGAGTGAGTATGAATTCCATCTACCCCACTTTTGCAATTTTACAACAGAGTTACAATGTTATGTAATATTTTCCAGAGATTTCTATTTTCCAGTGAGGCTTCTTGGCAGCTCATCCACTCGGCAGGCGGGCAGttaaatttgagattttgaacAGGCCAACCGGTCTTGGTCAATAGGGTAGACGGTGTATCAAAGGAACAGGTTTGAAGGCCGGTTTTGATTTTCTAGTCAAATTTTAGCATTTTCTCTGTTCTTGGTTTCCATTTTCTCCAAGAGAAGAAACCATCATGATTGGAGGGAATCATATGCTATAATTATCCATGGACTTTGCTTCGACTGCGTCTTGGTGAAACGAGGAAATAGTACtttgatttatttattgtttggattgttagtttttgtgaaaaaaaaaatttatattttttttgaatatatttttcaatcactttttttgcTCAcctatatcaaatcgttacagcgttttttttattttttttataaaaactccTAAAAACCGGAATCCAAACAACGTAATACACATGCGTCTGACAAGAAATATGCACACGGATGGGCTATGTTTACCTCAATGTAAAGTGGTATCTATATCTGAGCGTTGATTGGTTGAAAGCCACGTCATTCCCCTTCTGTAGAAAATCAACACGGATGATATATAATTTCTCTACTTGACCTCAAAAAATGTTTATTACTGAAAGTTGACTCGTTGActcatttcttgatttttttttaaattgataGAATATCAAAAAGATCGacaacaagaaaaggaaaattttgctgAATTACCATTAATGATGGATCTTAGTGGTGAAGTACACCAAAATTGGAGCTTTTTTAAGCCCTCGTTAATGTTTATGTTGAATCCAATTTTCTTACATCTTTCA
The Coffea arabica cultivar ET-39 chromosome 6c, Coffea Arabica ET-39 HiFi, whole genome shotgun sequence genome window above contains:
- the LOC113693861 gene encoding zinc finger protein CONSTANS-LIKE 5 — encoded protein: MGRVAEDGGGTGVVANNRGVPAAWGLVAKPCDCCSSAAALLFCRTDSLFMCMTCDSKMHATNKIGSRHERVWMCEVCEQAPASVTCKADAAALCVTCDRDIHSANPLARRHERSPVVPFYDTAESVVKSTAATLLVPLPPPAVDNSSNTGANNTVNDTCHGHDAKMTTCFAHESYMSDPWISSNPMNSKLPTDAPEFKSVEFLFSDSDNYLDFDYRISSGARIQQHYTSSGTDGVVPVQTTKPPILPAQLPGHHEPSEKHFEIDFTKSHISSYTPSYTSHSLSQSVSSSSLDVGVVPDGSSVSEISYPFGRNLSGSTADLSGSSSGGNNQGSQLPGMDREARVLRYREKRKNRKFEKTIRYASRKAYAETRPRIKGRFAKRAEAIESEIDQMFTCPGSAAFFPESRYGVVPSF